From the Lathyrus oleraceus cultivar Zhongwan6 chromosome 3, CAAS_Psat_ZW6_1.0, whole genome shotgun sequence genome, the window TTATATGAATACTCGCAAAAAAACTTCTTTTACATAAAAAGAAAATGCTACAATAAACTTTAAAATGATGTTTGTCTCAACAGATTTGGTAATTGATCTATTAGTTAGTATTTAATAGACGCTTTTGGTCAAATAGCACTTCTGTACCTATACCTGTTTAGTTTTTATAATATTGAGAAAAAGGGAATACTTTCATTTGATGCAGTTATATTCAAGGGAGGGGAGAGTAATCTATTAAAATATTCATTTTTGAATATTTGTATTTGTTAATTATCCACTCTGCTGTTGTCAATTGTTGTCCGTCAATTTGTTTTTTCAGGGAGAATTTACAACTCTTAAGACAGCGGTATTACTATGCCACATGGAAAGCTGACGGGACACGGTATATGATGCTAATCACTGGGGATGGATGTTATCTGATTGACAGAAAATTTCATTTCCAAAGGATCTCTATGCGGTTTCCTTGCAAATACTCAAATGGGGTATATATGTTTATTCACTTTTGTTGCCAATGAACTTTCATATATCTGGAAATATGGAAGATCAGTGGCTCTTTAAATTGTATATTCGACACTAATGAATAACTCTTgaatattttttcttttcttttttaatCATAAAACCTTCAAGGGTACACCCGAAAGGAATCACCACTACACATTACTTGACGGGGAAATGATTATTGACACGGATCCACATACTCATAAGCAAGAAAGAAGATACCTCATTTATGATTTGATAGCAATCAATCAAGTCTCTCTGACAGAGGTACACATATTGATTGACCACTAGTATCACGATCTTACTGACTTCTTGATGGTTCATTCTACAATTTTTGTTCAGAAATTTACAATAGTCGACcttttttaaaatatattttgCAACCCTTGAGGCCCTGTTTTAGTGTTCAGCCAAACACTGAATCATATTGCTGGCAAGGTCTTTGAATTAATCAGTTCTATAATTATCTCCTAATAGTCATGCATTGATTGAGAATCTTTAAGCTCTCTAATTGGATTTGAGATTACCTCCGGTTTGTGTTTGTGGAGCTTCGAGTGGGATCACTGAGCAATCCATATTGTTAATTTAGCTACTTATTGCCAATAGCTAAAGTTAACAATAATATTGCTTATActtaaattatttaaaaatcgTTATCGGGGAAGCTGATTGTTGATAGAATATTGAATTTGGGCTCTAGCCCAATTGATCTGTTGAATGGGAGGGTAGTGAATTCGAGAGGAACAGTTATTAGACAGTACAAGAATCAGTTAGAGTATTTCCTGATTTTAAGGAATTTTCTGTTATAAAAGAAAATGTAGGCGAGTGGGAAGTTCATTCAGAAATATTGTTAGTAAACAGTTAGGAGAAGTTTTCTGGTTAGGATCTTAGGTCTGGTTTAGGAGTTCATAGAACTCTGGTTTATGCATTTCAATTTCTGTTTTCCGCCATTGTAAGAGCTTGAGAATCACCAtttccaatcaataaaattcAGCTCATTACCTTAAAATTCCGAGCTCTATCAGCAGCAGTgataaatgtttttttttaaaagcaGTGTTAATTGTTTTATAAACTTGTAATTAATAATACAAATAGATGCTATTCAAGACTGTTTTTTGGAGAGACAGGTATTCTAACTTCTGATTGAAGAATGGTTGCAAATGCTATGTCTCTCGAAGAGAGTATTTTTATTGTTAGTAGAACATTTAAAAAATGATGCAAAATACACAGAATCATTCTGAGTTCCTTGTAAAAGTCTTTGATTGGTGCTTACACATGTGCTTGGCAGACTTTTAACTTGACCATTTTTGTCATAATGCATGCAGATGCCATTCTATGAAAGGTGGAAATTGCTGGAGAAAGAAGTAATTGAACCCCGTAACATGGAACGCGAAGCCCTATCCAAGAGTATAAGTCCTTATTATAGATACGACTTCGAACCATTTGGTGTACGTATAATGATATTTTCTTTCCTATTCTCAGAAACAGTTTTGTTTCTAGTAGGATTAGCTATTTGCTTAAATTCTTGTATTTTTGTTTCAGGTGAGGAGGAAGGGTTTTTGGTTACTATCTACCGTGTCAAAGCTCCTTCATAAATTCATTCCACAACTCTCACACTCATCAGATGGTCTTGTATTCCAGGTATTCATTGGAAATTAATCTCTCTCAAATACTGAATGTCCCCAGTTGAGCTTGGATGTGTAGCATTGGTGAATCAACAAACAATTGCGTTTTAGGAGAGCCAGGTCTTTGAGGATGATGTACAGAATTGATGCTCTGCTAGTGTGCAATGAAATTTTGTTCAGTTGGTTCTTGTTTCGAATTATTTGAGTCATTATTGACTGTTGAAAAATCTCAATACTGATGTACAGTTATGGTTTGCAAAAAATATTGACTGACCATGAACCATACCATCACAATTATGCACAGATGCTGTCTGCTTTATCAACCTGTCTGTTATTTATGTCCGGATTTTATCAGGGTTGGGATGATCCATATGTCCCTCGCACGCATGAAGGTCTTCTGAAGTGGAAATACCCTGAAATGAACTCTGTTGATTTCCACTTTGAGGTTGTTTAAGTACTTCGCCTTGAGTTCAGAAATTAATTCAGTTTATTCGGTGTTAACTCACTCTAAGATGGTAACAGGTGGGAGCTGATGGTCGACCCCTGCTTTTTCTGTTTGAACGTGGAAAGAAGAAGTTAATGGAAGGGAATACTGTTATTTTTAAAGGTTGCGGGCCCTTGTTATTCTATTAGACTattgttatgttgttgttgagattgTTGTTTTTGACAGCTACTTTAAAGGAATGGTCCATTTTTTGGCCACACATCGATTTACTTGTGTAGTGAGCTATTGATATTCCTTGAGCAAGACTTCCGCGTCTGGTTGATTTAGCTAACTTTTGTATTTGCAAAAATTAAATCGTGATCTTAAATGATTTTCTTGGCTCTAAATAATTTTCAGATTCGGAAGATATTTCTTCCTATTCAGGGAGAATAATTGAGTGCTACTGGGATGCTGCAGAGCATCACTGGGTCTGTATGCGGATCAGAGCTGATAAAGCAACTCCAAATGAGATCAATACTTATAGAAAGGTTGCACTGTTATCTATCTAATGCATTCTATTAAGCTTTCTTCTTCATAATCCGATATTTTGTTTAATTAGCTCATATAAAAACCTTGAACATtctatttttaaaattttttgaTTCAGGTAATGCGAAGCATAAAGGATAATATCACAGAAGAAGTCGTGTTGAAGGAGATTAATGAGATCATTCGACTACCCTTGTATGCAGACAGAATACAGAGGGATATCAAGGCTCACCAGCATATGGTCTCTTCGCGGCGCAAGTGAGTTATCATAAAAGCAAGGCACAAGCAAGCAAGACTGACTAACTATTATGCCTGGTAGCGAAGCGGTACATGCCGAAGTTATTCTATGCTCTACGCCGTTCATTCTCAATATCATGCTTCACCCACTTTGTGAAAAAGGTTTAGGATCTCTTGATGTTGTCTGTGGCTATTACGTTTTTGACCGTTGTTGTATATTAACAATTTTGCCAATTTTCTGTATTATTTTTTTAACATAAAGCAAAGACGAGTTCCTAAGATCTTGTTGGAAAAAAAGTGGAAAAAAAAGCTCAACACAAATGGCTTTGAGAGGGTATAGTGATACAATACAGCCCTCTCATTTCTCACAAACACAAGAATTGACTTGACACTGCCAATTATTAGAGGTTTGGATAACAAACATATGAATAATTTACTGTCCTGTCAATACATTTTTCAAGGGGTCAAACACTAGAGTTATTTTCTAACCTTTTCTTTTATATAAAGTAAATATAAAAATTAATGCATCAATATTTAAGAACTGTGTATTTAACCATAATAATTCTCATCAACTAATTTCTATGGTTGAATATATGGAAATGTCTCATCAattaaataaacaatttttttaaacCTATTTATCAGTCTCACACACTGTTATGTCATTCACATTAATATTTTAAAAGGGTTAGATATGTCTCTGAATATATCATATTCTAATGTTTTACATTTATACTTTTGATGCGTTCATTTAATGTCTGTTAATGTAAATGATGTGACACACCTTAAATATTTTTAGTGATCGTATAAGATGCTAATATGAAATGTCACATggtattttttttattaatttatattattaatattaataaaGTATAAAATGTGTCGTTAAAGTCGTCTCTCATATGAACATCTTAAACCAAAAAAATGTTATTAATCTTTTTCTTCCTAATGAAATATTTCTAATGATCTAAActttgatttttctattttttttacGTGGAAGAATTATATATGAATTTTTTTAAGCAAACAAAATTTTTTGAACAAATATTTTGCAGAGGCTTTTCCCATGACACATAAAAAATCTAAAATTTCGTGTTATTTCTAGCAAGTCTTAttttattttgagttttcaactGAAACATacataaatgatttttttcaTGAGGCTGAAAAATCGTATACATAGGTCtacattccatttccattttgAGTCAATAAGGATTTTGAGTCAATAAAGTTATTGTCTAGTGTTAGATATCTACCTGAAagaaataatatatttttaaagAGAGCAAAATATGTTTttcaaaagaaaagaaagaataTATTTTTAAAGAGAGAAACGATAATTAAGGTGTCGAAGAAAGTCTTAAGAGACATCAAGAAACAATGCTTGTATATCCTTGAGGCTAAGATTGTAAGTGGTTTAAGAGATGTTGTATCCAAAAAAATTATGCGGAAGACTGACTTGTGATACAAGCGACTTGGCCATATCAGTAAAAGAGACCGGGTGGAATAGTCGGAAAATTTAAATACATTTTTGATTCTCCTTGTTtgatattttttaatttttattttttccattttaAAAATCAGTTTTTAATCCATAAACTTTACATCTCTTATGATTTTCATGCTCCTCCAacttttcaaacttgacatatTCTTTAATGATGTGGCATTGTTACTAGatttattgaattttttttaataaaaaatattatattttattttgcaaaatatttttaattaatataaatattttaataaaCTTTTAATTAATATGAAATGGAGAAGCAACAACTCCAAGAACACTCATCATCTTCCTCTTTCAAACCTGCAACTCCAAAAATCTTAAAATTGAAATTAACAACAAATAGCAAATTCTTGTAATATTTCATCGTATTCTTTCTCTCAAGCACATCTCCAAAGCATGAAGTGTTTAGAAATCAGTTTCCAACAATAAAAGTAGGTGGAACCAAACCTCTCATCTCATGTCTGGGAAATGAAGCAAACCAAAGAGCTCTCAAAGCATCATGTCCTTGAAAGAATTTTTAAATGAGTTACCCAAAATAAAGAAATTACAAAAATATGTGATGAATGTTGAAAGTAAAATAAGAAAACACATTCCAGTACCGAAAAAGTTAGCAGAGTATAAATTTTTCATCAAGCTTGGAAGCATCAAAGTAAACTTTCATTTTGTGTTTTAATCTTCTAAGCCTTTCATTCTGAAAAAATATATTGGACTATTTGAAAAATTGTAAGATAATTGAAATCTTGTCATTTTCATTTATCTGAATAGAATATATACACATCAATGTGTAACATTTGGTCAACTATCTAATTATGATACAACATAATTATAGGAAAATAATAATGattaattataataaaatattcTATTCTATCACACCCCCGCAGTCGAAGCGGGAGGTTCACGGACGCTTAGATTGGTTCGAAAATCATCAAAGAGAATGCGAGGAAGTCCTTTGGTGAAAATGTCTGCGATATGATGTCTTGAGGGAACATGAAGGACGAGAGCCTGACCACGAGCTACCTTTTCCCGAACAAAATGAATGTccatctcaatatgcttagtgcGCTGATGCTGCACAGGATTTCCAGATAGATAGATGACACTAATATTGTCACAATACACCAAAGTGACCTGAGGAATAGGAAAATGGAGTTCCAGGAGAAGATTGCGAATCCAACACGATTCGGAGACAACATTGGCAACCCCCCTATATTTGGCTTCAGCACTGGAATGGGAGAGAGTTGGCTGCCTTTTGGAAGACCAAGAAATAAGATTGTCACCTAGAAAAACACAGTACCCAGATGTAGAACGTCTTATGTCAGGATATCCACCCCAACCAGCGTCAGTGTAGGAGATAAGCTTTGTAATGGGAGATGGGGGTAAGTGTAGTCCAAAAAGTAAGGTGCCCTGAACATAGCGTAAAATGCGCTTAAGAGCAAGCATGTGTTCCGTGCAAGGGGCATGCATGTGAAGGCAAACTTGTTGAACAACATATGATATATCAGGTCGAGTGAAAGTGAGATACTGTAGGGCCCCTGCAAGACTCCGATACAAGGAGGGATCCTCATAAGAAGTGTCGGAGAAGGTGCTGACTTCCGCTTGA encodes:
- the LOC127126167 gene encoding uncharacterized protein LOC127126167 isoform X1, giving the protein MSYQMNGQDARRDLKRKLPQMDRGQERRSYNMNSTPYDWNALPPGWLDCPAHGQELGCLIPSKVPLGESFNDYIPNKKYTPKQAILQQRALGRELGLVIDLTNTTRYYPLSDWTKEGIGHVKIRCKGRDSVPDDESVQKFCNEVLDFCSRRSNTKKYILVHCTHGHNRTGYMIVHFLVRTESLSVTEAINKFAQARPPGIYKQDYIDTLYMFFNEKKPESLVCPQTPEWKSLPDPDVHDVSFSATDNRADILQQENIVRNGVMTNDDVLGDPIPSNQLRTMQELCYQLLKLGKGGRGVLYFPGSHPVSLNRENLQLLRQRYYYATWKADGTRYMMLITGDGCYLIDRKFHFQRISMRFPCKYSNGGTPERNHHYTLLDGEMIIDTDPHTHKQERRYLIYDLIAINQVSLTEMPFYERWKLLEKEVIEPRNMEREALSKSISPYYRYDFEPFGVRRKGFWLLSTVSKLLHKFIPQLSHSSDGLVFQMLSALSTCLLFMSGFYQGWDDPYVPRTHEGLLKWKYPEMNSVDFHFEVGADGRPLLFLFERGKKKLMEGNTVIFKDSEDISSYSGRIIECYWDAAEHHWVCMRIRADKATPNEINTYRKVMRSIKDNITEEVVLKEINEIIRLPLYADRIQRDIKAHQHMVSSRRK
- the LOC127126167 gene encoding uncharacterized protein LOC127126167 isoform X3, which translates into the protein MSYQMNGQDARRDLKRKLPQMDRGQERRSYNMNSTPYDWNALPPGWLDCPAHGQELGCLIPSKVPLGESFNDYIPNKKYTPKQAILQQRALGRELGLVIDLTNTTRYYPLSDWTKEGIGHVKIRCKGRDSVPDDESVQKFCNEVLDFCSRRSNTKKYILVHCTHGHNRTGYMIVHFLVRTESLSVTEAINKFAQARPPGIYKQDYIDTLYMFFNEKKPESLVCPQTPEWKSLPDPDVHDVSFSATDNRADILQQENIVRNGVMTNDDVLGDPIPSNQLRTMQELCYQLLKLGKGGRGVLYFPGSHPVSLNRENLQLLRQRYYYATWKADGTRYMMLITGDGCYLIDRKFHFQRISMRFPCKYSNGGTPERNHHYTLLDGEMIIDTDPHTHKQERRYLIYDLIAINQVSLTEMPFYERWKLLEKEVIEPRNMEREALSKSISPYYRYDFEPFGVRRKGFWLLSTVSKLLHKFIPQLSHSSDGLVFQGWDDPYVPRTHEGLLKWKYPEMNSVDFHFEVGADGRPLLFLFERGKKKLMEGNTVIFKDSEDISSYSGRIIECYWDAAEHHWVCMRIRADKATPNEINTYRKVMRSIKDNITEEVVLKEINEIIRLPLYADRIQRDIKAHQHMVSSRRK
- the LOC127126167 gene encoding uncharacterized protein LOC127126167 isoform X2, whose translation is MIGMHFLRLGLVIDLTNTTRYYPLSDWTKEGIGHVKIRCKGRDSVPDDESVQKFCNEVLDFCSRRSNTKKYILVHCTHGHNRTGYMIVHFLVRTESLSVTEAINKFAQARPPGIYKQDYIDTLYMFFNEKKPESLVCPQTPEWKSLPDPDVHDVSFSATDNRADILQQENIVRNGVMTNDDVLGDPIPSNQLRTMQELCYQLLKLGKGGRGVLYFPGSHPVSLNRENLQLLRQRYYYATWKADGTRYMMLITGDGCYLIDRKFHFQRISMRFPCKYSNGGTPERNHHYTLLDGEMIIDTDPHTHKQERRYLIYDLIAINQVSLTEMPFYERWKLLEKEVIEPRNMEREALSKSISPYYRYDFEPFGVRRKGFWLLSTVSKLLHKFIPQLSHSSDGLVFQMLSALSTCLLFMSGFYQGWDDPYVPRTHEGLLKWKYPEMNSVDFHFEVGADGRPLLFLFERGKKKLMEGNTVIFKDSEDISSYSGRIIECYWDAAEHHWVCMRIRADKATPNEINTYRKVMRSIKDNITEEVVLKEINEIIRLPLYADRIQRDIKAHQHMVSSRRK